In Leptospira congkakensis, one DNA window encodes the following:
- a CDS encoding SGNH/GDSL hydrolase family protein, with product MYDIQFKRFFCFFLSFFLLQCDHKQKKNEELLFTLVKPSLGMFGDSIMAFWPAEDQLKPFVIVKNAFPVRPSSEILEVAKNDKLHYTACLYNAGINDFLGNFSPQDFQIQNTINNQLQTIVILQNRCEHLLVLNVWYVEFPWPSEAVVRLNKAMKENILSVPRIDSERFIQKSDLLDGGHLTDIGYNKLAKLTLEHFRTKIPWIDFLPK from the coding sequence ATGTATGATATTCAATTTAAAAGATTCTTCTGCTTTTTTCTTTCTTTTTTCTTATTACAATGTGATCACAAACAAAAAAAAAATGAGGAACTCTTATTCACTTTAGTAAAACCATCTTTAGGAATGTTTGGTGATAGTATCATGGCATTTTGGCCGGCGGAGGATCAATTAAAACCTTTTGTCATTGTTAAAAACGCATTCCCGGTTCGTCCATCTTCAGAGATATTGGAAGTTGCTAAAAATGATAAATTACATTATACGGCCTGTTTGTATAATGCAGGGATAAATGATTTTTTAGGAAATTTTTCACCACAAGACTTTCAAATCCAAAATACAATTAACAATCAGTTACAAACAATTGTTATTCTACAAAATCGATGTGAGCACTTGTTGGTTCTGAACGTTTGGTACGTGGAGTTTCCATGGCCCTCGGAAGCTGTAGTGCGGCTTAATAAGGCAATGAAAGAAAATATATTATCTGTTCCACGTATTGATTCGGAAAGATTTATTCAGAAGTCAGACCTTTTGGATGGCGGCCATCTAACAGATATTGGATATAATAAATTAGCAAAATTAACATTGGAGCATTTCCGGACAAAAATTCCTTGGATTGATTTCCTGCCTAAATGA
- a CDS encoding DUF1554 domain-containing protein translates to MPKFKYVSNFLLSFNLIIVSLICITLVSCEPENNNNNIAAVSALVLATNSSSTSSGTSSTVACSNNSYCKIFVTNSTAPTNAGVAGLDSHCANATNKPAGGGTYKAMVSDGTIRRACSTADCSGGTAEHINWVLKTNTEYRRGDGATIVGTTNANGIFNLPLTNNIYPTALSGSDGVVTRLNANWTSGLDFTDWSGTGNGMYGAYLNTDYKFYAEGSASVAGVTSFSAKAICVEQ, encoded by the coding sequence TTGCCAAAATTTAAATACGTATCGAATTTCTTACTCTCATTCAATCTAATCATTGTTAGCTTAATTTGCATCACTCTCGTTTCTTGTGAACCAGAAAACAATAACAATAATATAGCCGCAGTCAGCGCTCTTGTGCTCGCGACAAATTCTAGTTCTACCTCTAGTGGAACTAGTTCAACAGTAGCTTGCTCAAACAATAGTTATTGTAAAATATTCGTTACGAACAGCACTGCTCCTACCAATGCAGGAGTTGCCGGTCTTGACTCACACTGTGCCAATGCTACGAACAAACCAGCAGGTGGTGGTACCTACAAAGCAATGGTATCAGATGGAACCATTAGAAGGGCGTGTTCTACAGCAGATTGTTCAGGTGGAACAGCCGAACATATTAATTGGGTCCTAAAAACAAATACAGAGTATCGACGCGGTGATGGTGCCACTATTGTTGGTACAACGAATGCCAATGGAATTTTTAATCTTCCTTTGACTAATAACATTTATCCAACAGCACTCTCAGGATCTGATGGAGTGGTGACAAGGCTCAATGCAAACTGGACAAGTGGACTTGACTTTACAGATTGGTCCGGAACAGGAAATGGAATGTATGGTGCCTATCTTAATACAGATTATAAGTTCTATGCCGAAGGTTCGGCATCAGTTGCAGGCGTGACTAGTTTTTCGGCGAAAGCCATTTGTGTAGAACAATAA
- a CDS encoding response regulator transcription factor has product MKKQVYIVDDHPLVVDALQNLIAKSEDLECIGSADNIEKAFNDIEQLQPTLVLIDIQLKQNQNGLQLLKRLRTTFPNIAVIIISMLTDDTFVDRAFKLGAMGYVFKEDTTTQIVEAIHTVLKGDYFVSSSQATRLLGHLYRASQKDEKDPIDRLSNRELEVFLMIGEGMPVKEIAANMGLAPSTIETLRSRIKSKLSITENEKLIRVAVEWKYTQAKTDIVVS; this is encoded by the coding sequence ATGAAGAAACAAGTCTATATCGTTGATGACCACCCGCTTGTAGTAGATGCACTACAAAACTTAATTGCTAAATCAGAAGATTTAGAGTGCATCGGGAGTGCGGATAATATTGAAAAGGCATTTAACGATATAGAACAACTACAACCGACATTGGTTTTAATTGATATCCAACTCAAGCAAAACCAAAACGGATTGCAGTTACTCAAACGCCTTCGAACAACATTTCCAAATATCGCCGTCATCATCATCAGTATGTTGACGGATGATACCTTTGTGGATCGTGCTTTTAAATTAGGTGCTATGGGATATGTCTTTAAAGAAGACACAACCACACAAATTGTAGAAGCCATTCATACAGTTCTCAAAGGTGATTATTTTGTAAGTTCCTCACAAGCCACGCGACTGCTTGGACATTTATACAGAGCTTCTCAAAAAGATGAAAAAGATCCAATCGACAGATTGTCCAATCGTGAATTGGAAGTGTTTCTTATGATTGGAGAAGGTATGCCAGTCAAAGAAATTGCTGCCAATATGGGACTTGCACCTTCTACGATTGAAACTTTACGTTCCCGTATCAAATCCAAACTCAGCATCACTGAAAACGAAAAACTAATTCGTGTGGCTGTGGAATGGAAATACACACAAGCCAAAACCGACATCGTCGTTTCTTAG
- a CDS encoding tetratricopeptide repeat protein, with translation MKAKIQILIFALLFFFSVNVIYSESEDKETIEINAKIELEKISRNIINALRYGRFLLADTEWKKIQSEVYKSYPEYDYLNGSLLYSRMEWQEAKESLNKALKKEPNHEAASFLLGMIYAQEDSWSEAKNTWMETNQISPYNPFYHYNLGLAYYILKEYNNAIVSLNKSLEYKANYNEAKFILAKTYLELNETEKAKAELDTILEQDPKHIQASHLMGRVVYSVEKDPKKSLTYLKNPRVLGWREKKVYARCYFEIRKWRDAENLLRPIAYSPFADEYDQSFYLNLLLNLGYEERANDFFHFIQKQSQNESKIAEAYRMLLSSREGKDLLYHYFKLRY, from the coding sequence ATGAAAGCTAAAATTCAAATCCTAATCTTTGCTCTTCTTTTCTTTTTCTCTGTCAATGTGATTTATTCTGAATCGGAAGACAAAGAAACCATCGAAATCAATGCAAAAATTGAATTGGAAAAGATAAGTCGTAATATCATCAATGCCCTTCGTTATGGAAGGTTTCTTTTAGCTGACACAGAATGGAAAAAAATCCAATCAGAAGTTTATAAATCTTATCCTGAGTATGATTATTTAAACGGAAGTTTATTATATTCTAGAATGGAATGGCAAGAAGCAAAAGAAAGTTTGAACAAAGCTCTCAAAAAAGAACCAAACCATGAAGCCGCAAGTTTTTTACTCGGAATGATCTATGCACAAGAAGATAGTTGGTCCGAAGCAAAAAACACTTGGATGGAAACCAATCAAATTTCACCTTACAATCCTTTTTATCATTACAATCTCGGTCTTGCTTATTATATTTTAAAAGAATATAACAACGCCATTGTATCATTAAATAAATCACTTGAATACAAAGCTAACTATAACGAAGCAAAATTCATTCTTGCCAAAACATATTTAGAACTAAATGAAACAGAAAAAGCCAAAGCAGAACTGGATACCATTTTAGAACAAGATCCGAAACACATCCAAGCATCTCACCTCATGGGTCGCGTTGTTTATTCTGTAGAAAAAGATCCTAAAAAATCTCTTACCTATTTAAAGAACCCAAGGGTCTTAGGATGGAGAGAGAAAAAAGTTTATGCAAGATGTTATTTTGAAATTCGAAAATGGAGAGATGCCGAAAATCTACTTCGACCAATCGCATACTCACCGTTTGCCGACGAATACGATCAAAGTTTTTATCTGAATTTACTTTTAAACTTAGGGTATGAAGAAAGAGCAAACGACTTCTTCCACTTCATCCAAAAACAATCCCAAAACGAATCTAAAATTGCAGAAGCATATAGAATGTTACTCTCTTCCCGTGAAGGAAAAGATTTACTTTATCATTACTTTAAACTTCGGTATTAA
- a CDS encoding NAD(P) transhydrogenase subunit alpha: protein MEIFVTAVTIFVLAIFVGFEIITKIPPILHTPLMSGSNAISGITLIGALYAAGIQESNITKILGLLSVIFATINVVGGFLVTHRMLGMFKKKDTPK, encoded by the coding sequence ATGGAAATATTTGTTACAGCCGTCACGATTTTCGTTTTAGCGATCTTCGTGGGATTTGAAATCATCACAAAAATCCCTCCCATCCTCCACACCCCACTTATGTCGGGTTCCAACGCCATTTCCGGCATTACCTTAATTGGTGCCCTCTATGCAGCCGGAATCCAAGAAAGCAACATCACCAAAATTTTGGGTCTTCTTTCTGTTATTTTCGCTACGATCAACGTAGTGGGTGGGTTTCTTGTGACTCACAGAATGCTCGGAATGTTTAAGAAAAAGGATACACCAAAATAA
- a CDS encoding MBOAT family O-acyltransferase, with protein MLFNSLVFVLFFVILYTVYWQLNSRFQKLTILLGSLIFYGYWDVFFLLHFLFIVFINFLFYHFLNYKFTKTNITFVVIFNMLNLVFFKYFYFLINIATDLFGFQQIAEVTTKLPNIILPLAISFYTFQILAFQIDVYRGKIQSKVSLEDFTIFIMFFPQLIAGPIMRHTDFFKQLHSKKRFLELPFNAGGYLILLGVLKKVIIADNISPIIEPFFSHPENFDTFSALVSIYGFAIQIYCDFSGYCDIARGLALLLGYDIPVNFNAPYFSTSLKEFWQRWHITLSQWLRDYLYIVLGGNRFGNFRTYFNLLITMILGGLWHGANYTFLVWGALHGFYLIIERLIANNKPNRQNVFIQIFKGLVVFHLVCLAWIFFRIEHIQDIQSIYKNLVSQSGIKLPETPKLFRLIAVGFLLHTYEYFQSRVSLKFEYRKLLLPGLALLCGVLVLTLASNSAQFIYFQF; from the coding sequence GTGTTATTTAATTCATTAGTATTCGTTCTTTTTTTTGTTATTTTATACACAGTTTATTGGCAGCTAAATTCTAGATTCCAAAAACTAACAATCCTACTGGGTTCACTCATTTTTTACGGATACTGGGATGTGTTTTTTTTATTACACTTCCTATTTATAGTTTTCATTAACTTTCTATTTTATCATTTCCTAAACTATAAATTTACCAAAACAAATATTACATTCGTTGTTATTTTTAACATGTTGAATTTAGTATTTTTTAAATACTTCTATTTTTTGATCAACATAGCTACAGATCTTTTTGGATTTCAACAAATTGCAGAAGTAACCACCAAGTTGCCGAATATAATTCTACCACTTGCTATCAGTTTTTATACATTTCAAATTTTAGCATTTCAGATTGATGTTTACAGAGGAAAAATCCAATCCAAAGTATCCTTAGAAGATTTCACAATATTCATCATGTTTTTCCCACAGTTGATTGCGGGACCAATCATGAGACATACGGATTTTTTTAAACAGTTACATAGTAAAAAAAGGTTTCTCGAACTTCCTTTTAATGCAGGTGGTTACTTAATTTTATTAGGTGTTCTTAAAAAAGTAATTATAGCAGACAATATTTCTCCGATCATTGAACCTTTCTTTAGTCATCCGGAAAATTTTGATACGTTCAGTGCTTTAGTGTCAATTTATGGTTTTGCTATCCAAATCTACTGTGACTTTTCCGGTTACTGTGATATTGCTAGAGGACTAGCGTTGTTATTAGGATATGATATTCCTGTTAACTTTAATGCACCATACTTCTCAACATCCTTAAAAGAGTTTTGGCAAAGATGGCATATCACACTTTCCCAGTGGTTACGTGACTATTTATATATCGTGTTAGGTGGAAATCGATTTGGAAATTTTAGAACTTATTTTAACTTACTGATTACGATGATACTTGGTGGTCTTTGGCATGGTGCAAACTATACTTTCCTCGTTTGGGGAGCATTACATGGATTTTATCTTATCATCGAAAGGTTGATTGCTAATAATAAACCTAATAGACAAAATGTTTTCATTCAAATTTTCAAAGGTTTAGTTGTATTCCATCTTGTTTGTTTGGCATGGATCTTTTTTAGAATTGAACACATTCAAGACATTCAATCTATCTATAAAAACTTAGTTTCTCAATCTGGAATTAAATTACCAGAAACACCAAAGTTATTTAGGTTAATTGCCGTTGGATTTTTATTACATACTTATGAATACTTTCAATCTCGCGTTAGTTTAAAATTTGAATACAGAAAGTTATTGTTACCTGGCCTTGCATTATTGTGTGGTGTGTTGGTATTAACGTTGGCTTCAAATTCTGCACAATTCATTTACTTTCAATTTTAG
- a CDS encoding PA domain-containing protein yields MLSKKNNVVISFLLICFLENCEIQEKQDLSSMLLLFATPASTGEVTQPPGENSPTLNFSYTISEIGAGSAVSISPSSLEPATGITFSVTPTLPTGLSLNSNTGIISGTPTSYTSATDYDIKGQLGSSTKTVRINLGVSRLENGNTAATIASRPVNPYTTYNITAQLEETTPQDACANITNSLAGKVALIKRGTCGYLDKAQRAVTAGAVAIIHYDNSSTDTIPVVNPYTSTINIPSIVISGNSGNALVTALNGGPVNVNLRR; encoded by the coding sequence TTGTTAAGTAAAAAAAATAATGTAGTCATTTCCTTTCTGTTAATTTGTTTTTTGGAAAACTGTGAGATTCAAGAAAAGCAAGATTTGAGTTCAATGTTGCTTTTATTTGCAACACCTGCTTCCACGGGAGAGGTAACACAACCTCCAGGTGAAAATTCACCTACTTTGAACTTTAGTTATACGATTTCTGAAATTGGTGCGGGGAGTGCTGTTTCTATTTCACCAAGTTCCCTAGAACCTGCAACTGGAATCACTTTTTCAGTAACGCCAACACTTCCCACTGGTTTAAGTTTGAATTCAAATACCGGTATTATATCAGGAACACCTACAAGTTATACAAGTGCAACTGACTATGATATTAAAGGTCAATTGGGTTCATCAACGAAAACTGTTAGAATTAATTTAGGTGTGAGTCGATTAGAAAACGGAAATACAGCTGCGACTATCGCTTCAAGACCGGTTAATCCTTACACGACCTACAATATCACAGCTCAGCTGGAAGAAACAACACCTCAAGATGCATGTGCAAATATTACAAATAGTCTGGCGGGCAAGGTTGCACTGATAAAACGAGGAACTTGTGGATATCTTGATAAAGCACAAAGAGCCGTGACTGCTGGGGCGGTTGCCATAATTCATTACGACAATAGTTCTACGGATACAATACCAGTAGTCAATCCATACACATCAACAATTAACATTCCTTCGATTGTTATTTCGGGAAATTCTGGCAATGCTTTGGTAACTGCTCTTAATGGTGGTCCTGTGAATGTGAATCTCAGAAGGTAA
- a CDS encoding SBBP repeat-containing protein translates to MRPFLLLIILILYQCKPLSFNNPSDGNTKAFLETQLLRCFLEDKECFEIPQDNQGVKEWTRLLGQSGTITTYSLSNAAERNGFIYQLGTTTGSLLNQPKISPALGPVDVFVSQFDREGNVSRLKQMGSSVVSSTYAELIHIDAFGDLCIVGSSNGPFNELPASGGGSLVIKMHPSGIVYWTRIFPTGDETLGSGITSDNEGNVYITGNTETQVVNGETAGNTRNVIIIKYNKNGDLLWTRLIGQVGFTAYGHQIQFDPVSNHLFVAGIVGGSGSFLGTTLPGGVSDSFLFSLDTEGVVKWSRYLGLPGATTKIVGMSLDKKGSVYLVGDTSGDLDGQSKDGNTVQALTKFNVSGKKIWTRLLNGGGTSNTNGIQVYADNAFHVYTTGYTTGTLNGNTLIGVQDAYLSKYDGDGYLIWTKTTGNSGSTVYGSGISADRYGTIYFSGFTNGSIDGQVKQGAIDAFLIKYK, encoded by the coding sequence ATGCGACCATTTCTACTTCTTATCATTTTGATTCTATATCAATGCAAACCTTTGTCGTTTAACAATCCTTCGGATGGAAACACAAAAGCTTTTTTAGAAACACAATTACTTCGTTGTTTTTTGGAAGATAAAGAATGCTTCGAAATCCCACAAGACAACCAAGGTGTCAAAGAATGGACAAGGTTACTTGGCCAATCGGGAACGATCACTACTTATTCCTTATCCAATGCAGCTGAAAGAAATGGATTCATTTATCAACTTGGTACAACAACAGGATCTTTATTGAATCAGCCAAAAATATCTCCTGCTCTTGGCCCTGTTGATGTTTTTGTATCCCAATTTGATCGAGAAGGAAATGTTTCTCGGTTGAAACAGATGGGCAGTTCAGTTGTTTCTTCAACATATGCAGAACTGATTCATATCGATGCTTTTGGAGATCTTTGTATCGTTGGAAGTTCCAATGGCCCTTTTAATGAACTTCCAGCAAGTGGTGGAGGTAGTCTTGTGATTAAAATGCATCCTTCCGGAATTGTATATTGGACAAGAATTTTTCCGACGGGTGATGAAACATTAGGGTCAGGGATCACTTCCGATAATGAAGGAAACGTTTACATCACAGGTAATACCGAAACTCAAGTAGTTAACGGTGAAACAGCAGGTAATACTCGTAATGTGATTATTATTAAATATAACAAAAATGGTGATTTACTTTGGACAAGGTTGATTGGCCAAGTAGGTTTTACAGCTTATGGGCACCAAATTCAATTTGATCCGGTTTCTAATCATCTATTCGTAGCAGGAATTGTGGGAGGTTCCGGTTCCTTTTTAGGCACAACATTACCAGGAGGAGTATCTGATTCTTTTTTATTTTCTTTAGACACAGAAGGTGTAGTGAAATGGTCGCGGTATTTGGGATTACCAGGTGCAACGACTAAGATTGTGGGAATGTCTTTGGATAAAAAAGGTTCTGTTTATCTGGTAGGAGATACTAGCGGGGATTTAGATGGCCAATCTAAAGATGGAAATACGGTTCAAGCTCTAACAAAATTTAACGTATCGGGTAAGAAAATTTGGACACGATTGTTGAATGGTGGCGGAACATCAAACACCAATGGAATTCAAGTTTATGCTGACAATGCATTTCATGTTTATACTACGGGTTATACGACTGGTACTCTAAATGGAAACACACTCATTGGTGTGCAAGATGCCTACCTTTCCAAATATGATGGAGACGGATACTTAATTTGGACCAAAACTACAGGGAATAGTGGATCGACTGTCTATGGAAGTGGTATATCGGCGGATCGATATGGAACAATTTATTTTTCTGGTTTTACCAATGGAAGTATAGATGGTCAGGTCAAACAAGGGGCAATCGATGCCTTTCTAATCAAATACAAATAA
- a CDS encoding Rrf2 family transcriptional regulator, with product MSIPSRYSVAIHILTILEMDGEASSEEIAGSVGTNPAIIRLLLGKLKKAGIINVRRGIKGSTLSKPAREINLLDIYKATEKDDALFLLHEHPNPNCPIGKNIQSALTGILDEAQKAMETKLSKYNLSDVSSEIRQRTTSKKTGLYKKHA from the coding sequence ATGTCCATCCCTAGCAGATATTCAGTCGCCATTCATATTCTAACCATTTTGGAAATGGATGGGGAAGCTTCGTCAGAGGAAATTGCTGGTTCTGTAGGTACTAATCCTGCTATCATTCGTTTGTTACTCGGAAAACTAAAAAAAGCAGGCATCATCAATGTGCGCAGAGGAATCAAAGGTTCTACTTTGTCCAAACCTGCCAGGGAAATCAACTTACTAGATATCTACAAAGCTACTGAAAAAGATGATGCCTTGTTTCTTTTGCACGAACACCCGAATCCCAATTGCCCGATTGGAAAAAACATCCAATCAGCCCTTACCGGAATTTTAGATGAGGCACAAAAAGCCATGGAAACTAAACTTTCAAAATACAATTTATCTGATGTTAGTTCTGAAATTCGCCAAAGGACAACATCTAAAAAAACAGGACTTTATAAAAAACATGCTTAG
- a CDS encoding DUF1574 family protein yields the protein MMLKKFRILILFLIFFGLDKIILIPSVRSLLTEENIGNPYVESFKNISASYLEDTKYKDKKKVWAFGTSRSFIFYQYATSDYNHHSDLISENQKKSLDEYKFFGYAAPGSNPLIYYTRFNQLMDQQYKPDTVFLEVSAFSFNKRNRFYNITLLEGMPLEFAIQYFNELPSDFAKEYFFSRLFSLSRYKISTKAISTNLFGTKDKNAELLKNFMPANAMSVDPFANAFDTKTNREELPYSPDSFNDFYLKPANDTDTYLKTVMLVDVLKNEFYGNYSLNEDNLVFLEKIIDRCKKNQIPVVLWIPKVHKNLTNFYATSIFYPSWKSRIQSLADKTSSRFVDLNEDGKIRCDYFQDAAHLSGRCMPEMNSVLLNLPK from the coding sequence ATGATGCTTAAAAAATTTAGGATACTGATATTATTTCTGATCTTTTTTGGTTTAGATAAAATCATTTTAATACCTTCTGTTCGATCTTTGTTAACAGAAGAAAACATCGGAAATCCTTACGTAGAATCGTTTAAGAACATATCGGCTTCTTATCTAGAGGATACTAAGTATAAGGATAAAAAAAAAGTTTGGGCATTTGGAACTTCACGTTCGTTTATTTTTTATCAATATGCAACTTCTGATTATAATCATCATTCAGACTTAATTAGCGAAAATCAGAAAAAGAGTTTGGATGAGTATAAATTTTTTGGATACGCTGCACCTGGATCCAATCCATTAATTTATTATACTCGATTCAATCAATTGATGGACCAACAATACAAACCAGATACTGTCTTTTTAGAAGTTTCTGCTTTTTCCTTTAATAAAAGGAATCGTTTTTATAACATAACTTTGTTAGAAGGTATGCCTCTTGAATTTGCAATTCAATATTTTAATGAATTGCCATCTGATTTTGCAAAAGAATATTTCTTTTCTCGTTTGTTTTCTTTAAGTCGATATAAAATTTCTACGAAAGCAATTTCTACAAATCTATTTGGAACCAAGGATAAAAATGCAGAATTATTGAAAAATTTTATGCCTGCTAATGCAATGTCTGTGGATCCATTTGCCAATGCATTTGATACAAAAACAAATAGAGAAGAATTACCATATTCACCCGATAGTTTTAATGATTTTTACTTAAAACCGGCAAACGATACAGACACTTATTTAAAGACAGTGATGTTAGTCGATGTTCTTAAAAATGAATTTTATGGAAATTATTCTTTGAATGAAGATAATTTAGTTTTCCTAGAAAAAATTATCGACCGTTGCAAAAAAAATCAAATTCCCGTGGTTTTGTGGATTCCGAAAGTTCATAAAAATCTAACAAACTTTTATGCGACTTCTATCTTTTATCCATCTTGGAAATCAAGAATACAATCGCTGGCTGACAAAACATCGTCACGATTTGTTGATTTAAACGAAGACGGGAAAATTCGTTGCGATTACTTTCAGGATGCAGCCCATCTTTCGGGACGTTGTATGCCAGAGATGAATTCTGTTCTTTTGAATCTTCCGAAGTAA
- a CDS encoding NAD(P)-dependent oxidoreductase gives MKITLIGATGFIGSKTLEETLNKGYQVTAVLRDPSKLKVEHPNLKKIQGDIFDTDGLSKIISGSDAVLDSYNPGWTDPNIRENMINGSLSILDASKKAGVKRIIVMGGAGSLEVQPGVQLIDTPEFPKEYFAGADGARQILNHLRLEKDLEWTFLSPSAVIEPEGTKTGNYRVSKESLLVDNNGHSHISLADLVKAFVDELEEKKHVKQRFTVGY, from the coding sequence ATGAAAATTACATTAATTGGAGCAACAGGGTTTATTGGAAGTAAAACTCTAGAAGAAACTTTAAACAAAGGATACCAAGTGACAGCCGTTCTACGAGATCCTTCTAAACTCAAAGTGGAACATCCAAACCTAAAAAAAATCCAAGGGGATATTTTTGATACAGATGGTTTATCGAAGATCATATCCGGTTCTGATGCTGTGTTGGATTCTTATAATCCAGGATGGACTGACCCCAATATCAGAGAAAACATGATCAATGGTTCGTTGTCTATTCTAGATGCATCCAAAAAGGCTGGTGTCAAAAGGATCATTGTTATGGGTGGAGCGGGATCTCTGGAAGTACAACCTGGTGTGCAACTGATTGATACCCCAGAATTTCCGAAAGAGTATTTTGCTGGAGCCGATGGTGCAAGGCAGATACTAAACCACTTACGATTAGAGAAAGATCTGGAATGGACCTTTCTTTCTCCTTCTGCTGTGATTGAACCAGAAGGAACAAAAACTGGTAACTATCGTGTTTCCAAAGAATCTCTTCTTGTTGATAACAATGGACATAGTCATATCTCACTCGCTGACTTAGTAAAAGCTTTTGTAGATGAACTAGAAGAAAAAAAACATGTAAAACAAAGGTTCACAGTCGGATATTAG
- a CDS encoding NAD(P)(+) transhydrogenase (Re/Si-specific) subunit beta — protein MELVSILNLSYLVASILFIVGIKQLAHPKTASRGNLLGALGMLIAVVATLFDQAILTYDWILVGVLVGSLIGIIMAIKIQMTAMPQLVAVLNGFGGIASVFVAGAALQLSIPKYATAVNYQEIVSIVFSAVVGGITFSGSFIAFGKLQGFITEKAVRYPGDQLVKILIGLTAVGLGVYGCLEPTDESIYWILSGVSLLLGVFLVIPIGGADMPVVISLLNSYSGIAASATGFVLNNNVLIISGSLVGASGIILTQIMCKAMNRSLTNVLFGGFGAVATEMKDDGDFYSGKVKSTSAEEVAMLLDVARSVVIVPGYGMAVAQAQHTVRDLYQLLTARNIDVTFAIHPVAGRMPGHMNVLLAEADIPYDRLKEMDEINSTFENVDVVIVNGANDVTNPLAKTDPKSPIAGMPILDVGNAKTVVVIKRSLSPGFAGVPNPLFIADNCLMLFGDGKKATQEMITALKES, from the coding sequence ATGGAATTAGTCAGTATTCTTAACCTATCTTACCTTGTTGCTTCCATTCTTTTTATCGTTGGAATCAAACAGCTAGCTCACCCAAAAACAGCATCACGAGGAAATTTACTCGGCGCTTTGGGTATGCTCATTGCTGTTGTCGCAACTCTCTTTGACCAAGCCATCTTAACTTATGATTGGATCCTTGTTGGAGTCCTTGTTGGATCTCTTATCGGTATCATTATGGCAATCAAAATCCAAATGACTGCCATGCCACAACTGGTAGCTGTTCTCAATGGATTTGGTGGGATTGCTTCTGTTTTTGTGGCAGGTGCTGCCTTACAACTTTCCATTCCAAAGTATGCTACAGCAGTCAACTACCAAGAGATTGTTTCCATAGTTTTCTCTGCCGTTGTTGGTGGGATTACTTTCTCTGGAAGTTTTATCGCCTTCGGTAAGTTACAAGGTTTTATTACAGAAAAAGCAGTTCGTTATCCTGGTGATCAACTAGTAAAAATCTTAATTGGTCTTACTGCAGTGGGTCTTGGTGTGTACGGATGTTTAGAACCAACAGATGAATCGATTTATTGGATTCTCAGTGGTGTGAGTTTACTTCTTGGGGTATTCCTCGTGATTCCCATTGGTGGAGCCGACATGCCGGTTGTGATCTCTCTTCTCAACTCCTATTCGGGGATTGCAGCTTCCGCAACAGGATTTGTTCTTAATAATAATGTTCTAATTATCTCAGGTTCTCTTGTTGGTGCTTCTGGAATCATTCTAACACAAATCATGTGTAAAGCGATGAATCGCAGTTTGACGAATGTTCTCTTTGGAGGATTCGGGGCTGTCGCTACAGAAATGAAAGATGATGGCGATTTTTACTCAGGTAAAGTTAAGTCAACTAGTGCTGAAGAAGTAGCAATGTTGTTAGATGTCGCACGAAGTGTAGTGATTGTCCCTGGTTATGGTATGGCTGTAGCGCAAGCGCAACATACTGTTCGCGATTTATACCAACTTCTAACTGCGCGTAATATCGATGTAACATTTGCAATCCATCCAGTAGCAGGTCGTATGCCAGGTCATATGAACGTTTTACTTGCTGAAGCAGATATTCCTTATGATCGATTGAAAGAGATGGACGAGATCAATAGTACTTTCGAAAATGTTGATGTTGTGATCGTTAATGGTGCAAATGACGTAACGAACCCACTTGCAAAAACAGATCCAAAATCACCAATTGCTGGTATGCCGATTTTGGATGTTGGAAATGCAAAAACGGTTGTTGTGATCAAACGTTCGCTTAGTCCAGGATTTGCTGGTGTGCCTAACCCACTCTTCATTGCTGACAACTGTTTGATGTTGTTTGGTGATGGTAAAAAAGCAACTCAAGAGATGATCACAGCTTTAAAAGAATCTTAG